A window from uncultured Desulfobacter sp. encodes these proteins:
- the dnaB gene encoding replicative DNA helicase: MAKKESVKSDHLLNRTPPHDTDAEASLLSAIFINNDSLLDIVEILKPDDFYKGAHKKIFRAITELSIKEEPADLITVANHLNEKDELEGIGGPAFLAAISDAAPVAVNAVHYARIVREKSTLRQLINACSGTIERCLEDKGDFKDILDESQATILKIADRQSGSPFKPLSDLINLNIDQLEELQGKEGGLAGLSTGYGRLDRITSGLQPSDLIILAARPSMGKTAFALNIARNVAFHYRKPVAVFSLEMSKEQLSMRLLTSEARVDANRLRSGAFSPEDWQNFTDAAGVLNEIPIFIDDTPAISVLDLRAKTRKLFQMNKDIGLVVIDYLQLMKSSFHSDRRDLEIADISRGLKSLAKELKVPVLALSQLNRALEQRSDKRPMMSDLRESGAIEQDADIISFIYRDEVYNKEPDNPKKGTAEIIVAKNRNGSIGTAHMVFNGQYTRFEELAPEAYQGFK, translated from the coding sequence ATGGCAAAAAAAGAATCCGTTAAATCAGATCACCTGCTTAACCGCACTCCGCCCCATGATACAGATGCAGAGGCGTCACTTCTGTCCGCCATCTTCATCAATAATGACAGCTTGCTTGACATTGTTGAAATCCTCAAACCCGATGATTTTTATAAAGGGGCCCATAAAAAAATATTCAGGGCCATCACGGAACTTTCCATCAAAGAGGAACCAGCTGACCTTATTACCGTGGCCAACCACCTCAACGAAAAAGATGAGTTGGAAGGTATTGGGGGCCCTGCATTTCTTGCCGCCATTTCCGATGCGGCACCGGTGGCAGTCAATGCTGTGCATTATGCAAGAATCGTCCGGGAAAAATCGACCTTACGCCAGCTTATCAATGCATGCTCCGGCACCATTGAGCGCTGCCTTGAAGATAAAGGTGATTTTAAAGACATACTCGACGAATCCCAGGCAACTATTCTTAAAATTGCCGATCGTCAGTCCGGCAGTCCGTTTAAGCCGTTATCTGATCTGATCAACTTGAACATTGATCAATTGGAAGAACTGCAGGGCAAGGAAGGCGGACTTGCGGGACTTTCAACCGGGTATGGACGGCTTGACAGAATCACGTCAGGGCTGCAGCCTTCGGATCTCATTATTCTGGCTGCCCGGCCGTCCATGGGCAAAACCGCATTTGCTTTGAACATTGCCAGAAATGTAGCGTTTCACTACCGCAAACCCGTGGCGGTGTTTTCCCTTGAAATGTCCAAAGAACAGCTCTCCATGCGCTTGTTGACATCCGAAGCCCGGGTGGATGCCAACCGGTTGCGCAGCGGGGCATTCAGCCCCGAAGATTGGCAAAACTTTACGGACGCGGCGGGCGTTCTCAATGAAATCCCCATTTTCATTGATGACACACCGGCCATATCGGTTTTGGACTTACGGGCCAAAACCAGGAAATTGTTCCAGATGAATAAAGACATCGGCCTTGTGGTCATTGACTACCTGCAGTTGATGAAATCATCCTTTCATTCAGATCGACGGGACCTTGAAATTGCAGATATTTCAAGAGGGTTAAAATCCCTTGCCAAAGAACTCAAGGTACCGGTTCTTGCATTGTCCCAGCTAAACCGCGCCCTGGAACAGCGCTCGGACAAACGACCCATGATGTCGGATTTGCGTGAATCAGGCGCAATTGAACAGGATGCGGATATTATTTCTTTTATCTACCGGGACGAGGTCTACAACAAAGAACCGGACAACCCCAAAAAAGGGACCGCAGAGATTATCGTTGCCAAAAATCGTAACGGCAGCATCGGTACCGCACATATGGTATTTAACGGCCAGTACACACGGTTTGAGGAACTTGCACCCGAAGCGTATCAGGGATTTAAATGA
- the rplI gene encoding 50S ribosomal protein L9 — MKVILKETIDTLGIAGTECKVAEGYGRNYLLPQGKAVLATPANRKVMEQARAKLELQIAKERKIAEEMAAKVKEVAITIKAKVREEIYLYGSVTSHDIKDALDAQNVDVERRAILLAEPIKETGEYKVPIRLYKDVEPEITVTVVPEEKQEN; from the coding sequence ATGAAAGTTATTTTAAAGGAAACCATTGATACTTTAGGTATCGCTGGTACCGAGTGCAAGGTAGCGGAAGGCTATGGACGCAATTATCTGCTGCCCCAGGGAAAAGCGGTTTTAGCCACCCCTGCCAATCGCAAGGTTATGGAACAGGCCCGGGCGAAACTGGAGCTGCAGATCGCCAAAGAAAGAAAGATTGCCGAAGAGATGGCCGCAAAGGTCAAAGAAGTTGCAATCACAATCAAGGCCAAGGTTCGCGAAGAAATTTATCTTTACGGATCTGTCACCTCCCATGACATCAAAGATGCACTGGATGCCCAGAATGTTGACGTTGAACGCCGCGCCATTCTGCTTGCAGAACCCATCAAAGAGACCGGTGAATACAAGGTACCCATCCGTTTATATAAGGATGTTGAACCGGAAATCACAGTGACGGTTGTCCCAGAAGAAAAACAGGAAAATTAG
- a CDS encoding DUF2232 domain-containing protein produces the protein MPLSITHPVFIRETLTGIVFCLLMYGVVFTVPLLGVFVLLFLPLPVLFYRLKLGRNSGALIAAASFFILVLMTKGVAFDTLYVGLLLATGMVLGECLERHMSIQRTMGLTTALAAGAVCLALTVFSISQGQNVSAIMTDYMNQSLSVAKQLSPELGMDQEMTQKLISSMMIVTPGMFMISFITTLWLNILIIRKLLKTKGVTIKSIAHLNLYKAPDMLVWIFIGCATALMIPAGPVKIFGINCLIVLMLVYFFQGIAVISFFFQKKNTPMALKGFCYFLIAVQVYVLILVIGLGFFDNWIDFRKLAASRK, from the coding sequence ATGCCGCTATCCATCACACACCCGGTTTTTATCAGGGAGACGTTGACAGGCATTGTTTTCTGTCTGTTGATGTATGGTGTGGTGTTTACAGTTCCCCTGCTCGGTGTATTTGTGCTTTTGTTTCTGCCCCTGCCGGTGCTTTTCTATCGGCTCAAACTTGGCAGAAACAGCGGCGCACTGATTGCAGCAGCCAGTTTTTTTATACTCGTGCTGATGACCAAGGGTGTCGCATTTGACACACTTTACGTTGGGTTGCTTCTGGCAACCGGCATGGTTTTAGGCGAATGCCTTGAACGGCATATGAGTATTCAAAGAACCATGGGACTGACCACGGCACTGGCAGCAGGCGCGGTCTGTTTAGCGCTTACGGTATTCAGCATCAGCCAGGGACAAAATGTATCCGCCATCATGACGGATTACATGAATCAGTCTTTGAGTGTTGCCAAGCAGCTTTCGCCTGAACTCGGGATGGACCAGGAAATGACCCAAAAGCTGATATCATCCATGATGATTGTCACGCCGGGTATGTTCATGATCTCGTTCATTACAACCCTATGGTTGAACATCCTGATCATCAGAAAGCTTTTAAAAACCAAGGGCGTTACCATCAAAAGCATTGCGCACTTAAATTTGTATAAAGCACCGGACATGCTTGTCTGGATATTTATCGGCTGTGCAACGGCTTTAATGATTCCCGCAGGTCCCGTGAAAATCTTTGGCATCAACTGCCTGATTGTTTTAATGCTTGTTTATTTTTTTCAAGGAATTGCAGTAATTTCCTTTTTTTTCCAAAAAAAAAACACCCCCATGGCGCTGAAGGGCTTTTGCTATTTTCTCATTGCCGTACAGGTGTACGTTTTAATCCTTGTCATTGGTCTTGGTTTTTTTGACAACTGGATTGATTTCAGGAAACTTGCTGCATCACGAAAATAA
- the rpsR gene encoding 30S ribosomal protein S18: MFKGHRGGGKNRFYQRRKICRFCVDSSMEIDYKNPKALKQFITERGKIIPRRITGTCAKHQRKLTVAIKQARQIALLPFVGRPLN; encoded by the coding sequence ATGTTTAAAGGTCATAGAGGCGGCGGAAAGAACAGATTCTATCAGCGCCGGAAAATTTGCAGGTTCTGCGTGGACAGCTCCATGGAAATTGATTACAAAAATCCCAAAGCACTTAAACAGTTCATTACTGAACGGGGCAAAATTATTCCCCGGCGTATCACAGGGACCTGTGCCAAACACCAGCGCAAGCTGACAGTGGCCATCAAACAGGCCCGGCAGATTGCACTTCTGCCCTTTGTGGGTCGCCCCTTAAATTAA
- the rpsF gene encoding 30S ribosomal protein S6 codes for MRKYETVFIADPDMSDQAREELLERVSGIIERENGILLNADEWGLKKLSYEIKKKLRGYYVCLTYGGTGELVTELERNFRLSDLIMKFMTILVTEHVTEESLKQEAEEAKETARLSKEAAASQEEDADQEDADDQEEENADDQDDVEDIESEPAEESKE; via the coding sequence ATGAGGAAGTACGAAACCGTATTCATTGCCGATCCGGACATGTCGGATCAGGCCCGTGAAGAGTTGCTCGAAAGAGTTTCAGGTATCATTGAAAGGGAAAATGGTATCCTTCTGAACGCTGATGAATGGGGCTTAAAAAAATTGTCCTATGAAATCAAAAAGAAACTGCGCGGCTACTATGTCTGCCTGACCTATGGCGGAACCGGCGAACTTGTCACAGAGCTTGAAAGAAATTTCCGTTTAAGTGACCTTATCATGAAGTTCATGACGATCCTTGTCACTGAACACGTCACCGAAGAATCCCTCAAACAGGAAGCTGAAGAGGCCAAAGAAACGGCCAGGCTAAGTAAAGAGGCTGCTGCATCCCAGGAAGAAGACGCAGATCAGGAGGACGCAGATGATCAGGAGGAAGAAAACGCAGATGATCAGGATGATGTGGAAGATATCGAATCTGAACCTGCCGAAGAATCCAAGGAATAA